Within Pelistega ratti, the genomic segment GGCTTTGCCCCTGAGTCGTGATAGTACGCTGTATGACGGTAATATTACCCTCAACAACACCCACCCGTGTCATCAGATTATTAAACTGTTGAGCCTGTGCTAAATCTTTGCCCGCTTGTGTTTTTTGATAAGCCGTTAAATCAGCAGCAACTTTCGTTACATTACTATCAACATCTTCCGGTGCCGGTGTCCAGTCTGTCGCACGATTACCTTTTTCAAGTTTAATATTTTTAAATTCAAATTGTTCAGGGGTATTACTTCTAATTTCAATGATGATATTCCACAATCTATGCCCTGCCTTTAATGCAGGAACAACCCCTGTTAATGATAACTTTTCCCACTTATTCGCTTTTGTATGTTTAAAATAACGATAAATAGGATTAGATGACCGATTTACGCCATTTTCTGTATAAAATTGACGTACAAAAGCCCTGATAAAACTGCCTGATATTGAACTGGCTTTTACCTCAAAAGAAAGCGTAATCTCTTGTCCCTCTACTAGCAATTCTTCCAGTAATGTATTATCAGTTGAACGTTGATAATAGAACGCCCACTTATCAGGCGTAATCGATTTCAATGTAAGAACAGTATCGGTTCTTTCCATTTCCCCTTGAACTTGATCGCCATGTTTACCAAACTTCCAAAAATCAGTATTGGTTAGCTGATGGGTGGCTCGTAAAAAATTTCTACCCCCGATATTTAAATTATTTATTTTTGAATTAAGATTCTGGCTAACCTCATTTAAACTTTGACCTTGAGTGGTAATGCTGCGTTGCATAGTCGCTATATTTCCCTCTACCGTCCCGATTCGGGTTACTAAGGCATCACGTTTGGCGGCTTCGGCTTTCGTTTCATTCACCCTAGCAACTTTTTCCGTCTCTATAGCGGATAATGCCTTATCTGCTTTGGCGGTTAAGGTCGTGATTTGTTGGGCTTGCTGTTTATCCGTATTTTGTAATTGCGTAATAGCGTTCCCTCTGGTTTGTGCCTCCTGCTGCAATGCTTTTGTACGATTATGTGTTTCAGCCTGAATAGCTTGTGTTCTATTTTTAGTTTCTTGCGTAATACGGTTAGATAATGTACTTATATCATCTAACATGGTTTTATCCATATTAGCGCGTGGTAGCGTAAAGTCCTTTTTAAATGCTGATGCATCTAAGGTTGCTTTTTCTATCATCTCACCGCTAATTTTTAATTGTAACGGGCGAGTAATAAACGACCCACTCATATTTAAGCTATCTTTCCCGAACGTATCATATCCGGCACACCAGATATAGTAGTCTTTAATTTCCAGTTCTTTATTATTAATTTGCTGGAAAAACACCATATTAGAAACCGTATCTAAATAGACATTATCCAGTGCTGGTACAAAGTCAGCTTTATCACTAATCCAATACAAAAAGCCTGCAAAATCTTCTTCATTGGGCTTATGGCACGTTAAGGTAATGGCTTTTACATTAGGGGTAATTTCAATCCCTTGTAATGCCCCTATTTGGGGGTTTGTGCCGGTTACTTCTACCCACTCTGATTTAGATTGTCCTTTACCTAATGCCCGTACTTTAAAGGTAAGGCTACGCACTAGACCACCATCTTGACGCATATCGGCATTACTATAGCTATAGGTTAAGGTATCACCGATTTTAACGGTGCGGCGTATTGTACCGTTAGAAAGTACCTGTACCTCATAGCCTGTTGCCTGAACAACACGCTCCCATTTGATACGAACCGTTGATTGATTAAACCCACCCATAATCGCTAAACCTGTTGGGTTAGGAATAGCAACCGCCGTACCGACTACCACAAATTCTTGCGTATAGGTACGACTCATGCGGTTATGCGCAAAGGGGCGGATTTCTACCCCTAATACGTCCCCCTCTCTGGCTTCAACGGTTGTACTATAACCATGCACACGTTGATTGACTAATACCGCTCCTGTCTCTGTGTTATATATCACTACATCAGCATTGGCTTCTTCACTCATCACCCAAGTAAGCGTTACTTGTGTTGTACCGTTTTTTTCATCTATCACACGTTCAGTTGTATAGGCATCAAATACTTGTATTGCCGGTAAATCCTTTGCGTCTTTTCTAGGCACGGCTTGATAAAGATTATTTTCCGCCTTGAAATAATCAGGGATATATTCAATCGCTTCAAATCTGACATTACCGTTTGATTGAGGCACAACCGATTTAATCTGTAATTTAATACCGGGGGTTTTTACAGGATCATATTGCCATAACCAGTCCTCCGCTTGCCCGACTTCACCAAACGTCCAACCGCCTACTACCGTTAATTGATTGCCTTTTGCATTGACTTTAACCGTATAAATCTGGTTATAAGGATTGCGTAAAGATAGCCAAGCCCCTTTTTTCTCTGCCACTTCACTATCAATGGTAATGACACCTGTAGTGGTATCAACAGCTATTAGGCGACCCCCGGCAGAATAACTGGTTAAATCATGTGTCAGTTGTGCCACATCACCTCGGGTTAATACCGCCCCCTCAATATCCATTTCAAAGGCGTATTGTTTGCGGTGATAGTGCTGACTGGCGGCTAAAAGATTCGCTTCTCTACCGGCTTGATTTTCATCTGTACACCCCTCTAAATCTAGCGTAATCGGGTTATTCGTTTGCTGTACACCCGGCACAGTTTGACGAACAACAGACTTTTCCCAGTTCTTTTCTTTATCAAAGAAATTAACAATGATTTCATCCGCCACATCGGTATTAATCACTTTATAGCTAAATGAGCCGGCAATAATATTAGCCGGGGTTAATAGCGTTGTAACGGGTAATTTATCACTATCCCAAATCACCCCACGCTTGCCTGTTTGCCATGTGGTAGAGGCGCGTCCTGCTCGTGCAATGGTATAGTAAACTTCTTCTACATTCATCTTACGGTCAAGTACCCAGTTAAAAGTGAGGTTTTTACGCTCGCAAAACTCCGCCCATGCCTTAATCGCTTCAATATCAATACGATTATCAGGTAAACATTCCCCATAAAGACGGCGATAGTTAATATCCCGTTTACCTCTTGCCCACCATAAAAACCACCATGCAGGATTAGAGGTTTCTTTTTCCTCCCATGCACTACCATTCCAGACAGGGCATTTAGCCGAGGCAATCGCATTTAAGACATCAATTTGACCGTTTAATTGGCTGGTCGCTTTAATCCGTACCGCAAGACGTAATTGTCCTGTATAGTCCGCTTCATCAACCTGTGTGCAACGTATTTGAGCAATATTCGCTTTATTGCTTTTGCGTGTGGTCGCAATATCTTTAGAAAGTTTTCTAAAGCGGATTTCATACTGCCCACGTTCTACCGCTGTTTCAATGGTGTGTCGTGTCGGTTTTTGTGAGCTTTTACCCTGAATAGCGGTAATCCCTGACCCCTCATAACCACCATAAGGGTCAGGGGCTGAACCTTGCCATAATAAAGCACCACGCTTAAATCCTCCTCTTCTATTGGACGAATAGGGAATATAACGCCATGTATATTCTTCACAAACCTCTACTTCTTCCTGATACCCATAACGTGTTACGCTTAGTTCTTTGTGGCAAATACGCTCTTTATCACCTGCCTTATGTTCATCAGGACGAGTTGAACCATAACGGACTTGTTGCCAAACCGGGACTGTTGTTCTTCCATCTTTTCTCTCTTGTGTCGTATAACGACCAAGCGACCAATACCTTTCAGCCCCTACCCCATTATGACCACCTAAAGGTCGCCAATTCGTTTCCCCTACCTTACGATATTGGGCTTCTACTTGTAGGGTCATATTAACTTCATCACCTTTGTCGTTAATATCGTACAGATTACCTGCCAAATCAGCCGAAATAAAGGTTGTATCACGAGGGGTTGTTCGCTCTACCCAACCCATATCATGTTTAAGCTCAAAACCATCTAAGACATCAACATTGCCCGATACTAGCGACAACTTACCATCATGTAAAGAGCGGTTAATTTCTACTTCTTGATAGTTATTAATATCCGTATCACCAATGCGGATAGTCTCAAGGTTTAAATCGGTTTGTAAGCCAAAATGAAAGGCTTGACTCAGATACTGATCATCACCCGAAAATGAGGTGTAAGGCTTACTTGCCAAGAACGGTACAACCTTATGGCGACCAAATACCAATAACATAGGACCATAGGGATTAGCCTGATTTCTACCTGCATTAATGCCGTATGTAGGGCTTTGCTCTTTGTCTTTCATCGCTGGCATTTGTGGCTTAGGTGGAGGGAACAAAGCATTAAGCAGTATAGTTCCACCCATCATAATTAAAGCACCACCAACTGCCGCCGCCATATTACCAGTTAAGCCCATTGCCACACCTAGTGCACCACCAAACCCGGCAGAAGCGACCACCAAAGCAACCGTAGCAACAAGGCGTAAGACCTTACCTCCTCCGCCACCGCCTAAAGCAGACGAACGGAAAACAATATCATCACCCTCTTGTAAGATATATTGTCGCCAATCGTGCATGGCTAAAGCACCATTAATCAGTACAACAATAGAACCTTTAGGTACTTCAATACCGACACGTTCAACATACTGTCCTAATGTTTCACCCGTTTTAAACTTTTCGTAATAATAAAGGCGACCATCACCAATTAAGGGGTGTGGGTTACTTACTACTATTGGTTTTACATTTGTTTCCATTGATAAAAACCCTCTAATTCATATCCATACTGTGCCATCTCTCTAAGTCTTGTTAAAATCACAAAACCACTTCTTTGGTCGGCATGTAATATCCAATCTTCACTATCGATTCGCACATAAACACCTA encodes:
- a CDS encoding host specificity factor TipJ family phage tail protein, giving the protein METNVKPIVVSNPHPLIGDGRLYYYEKFKTGETLGQYVERVGIEVPKGSIVVLINGALAMHDWRQYILQEGDDIVFRSSALGGGGGGKVLRLVATVALVVASAGFGGALGVAMGLTGNMAAAVGGALIMMGGTILLNALFPPPKPQMPAMKDKEQSPTYGINAGRNQANPYGPMLLVFGRHKVVPFLASKPYTSFSGDDQYLSQAFHFGLQTDLNLETIRIGDTDINNYQEVEINRSLHDGKLSLVSGNVDVLDGFELKHDMGWVERTTPRDTTFISADLAGNLYDINDKGDEVNMTLQVEAQYRKVGETNWRPLGGHNGVGAERYWSLGRYTTQERKDGRTTVPVWQQVRYGSTRPDEHKAGDKERICHKELSVTRYGYQEEVEVCEEYTWRYIPYSSNRRGGFKRGALLWQGSAPDPYGGYEGSGITAIQGKSSQKPTRHTIETAVERGQYEIRFRKLSKDIATTRKSNKANIAQIRCTQVDEADYTGQLRLAVRIKATSQLNGQIDVLNAIASAKCPVWNGSAWEEKETSNPAWWFLWWARGKRDINYRRLYGECLPDNRIDIEAIKAWAEFCERKNLTFNWVLDRKMNVEEVYYTIARAGRASTTWQTGKRGVIWDSDKLPVTTLLTPANIIAGSFSYKVINTDVADEIIVNFFDKEKNWEKSVVRQTVPGVQQTNNPITLDLEGCTDENQAGREANLLAASQHYHRKQYAFEMDIEGAVLTRGDVAQLTHDLTSYSAGGRLIAVDTTTGVITIDSEVAEKKGAWLSLRNPYNQIYTVKVNAKGNQLTVVGGWTFGEVGQAEDWLWQYDPVKTPGIKLQIKSVVPQSNGNVRFEAIEYIPDYFKAENNLYQAVPRKDAKDLPAIQVFDAYTTERVIDEKNGTTQVTLTWVMSEEANADVVIYNTETGAVLVNQRVHGYSTTVEAREGDVLGVEIRPFAHNRMSRTYTQEFVVVGTAVAIPNPTGLAIMGGFNQSTVRIKWERVVQATGYEVQVLSNGTIRRTVKIGDTLTYSYSNADMRQDGGLVRSLTFKVRALGKGQSKSEWVEVTGTNPQIGALQGIEITPNVKAITLTCHKPNEEDFAGFLYWISDKADFVPALDNVYLDTVSNMVFFQQINNKELEIKDYYIWCAGYDTFGKDSLNMSGSFITRPLQLKISGEMIEKATLDASAFKKDFTLPRANMDKTMLDDISTLSNRITQETKNRTQAIQAETHNRTKALQQEAQTRGNAITQLQNTDKQQAQQITTLTAKADKALSAIETEKVARVNETKAEAAKRDALVTRIGTVEGNIATMQRSITTQGQSLNEVSQNLNSKINNLNIGGRNFLRATHQLTNTDFWKFGKHGDQVQGEMERTDTVLTLKSITPDKWAFYYQRSTDNTLLEELLVEGQEITLSFEVKASSISGSFIRAFVRQFYTENGVNRSSNPIYRYFKHTKANKWEKLSLTGVVPALKAGHRLWNIIIEIRSNTPEQFEFKNIKLEKGNRATDWTPAPEDVDSNVTKVAADLTAYQKTQAGKDLAQAQQFNNLMTRVGVVEGNITVIQRTITTQGQSLNEVNQNLNARIDNLSVGGRNLIQNSEFTDYYRWGKSTITFSTEKERRAIKITSTQDTVHSGIASHAKFSKSHFEQGKQYTLSFYARGNITLLNYCYLMRLDGSNQLLTPITVSGDETNFRLYKLTFTAHFTTEQGYILFGFRNRAIGQWVEFHSLKLESGTIATDWTPAPEDVEGDIAKVLADLDNYRTTQANVTKAQATAIDKLTSRVGSTEANYSALSKTVSTTNKALGERIDTMQTTVGNNTAQVKQLSSTITTLDKALSERIDSLTSSVGNNSTQVRQVSNTVATLDGKVKATHSIQTQAIANGKTAIAGIKLGVESSGKAVESSVIVLADRFTIAKDVKDSSPKPVFIVANNKVGINGDLFVDGSIHGNKLAVNTVNGDRIVANTLHGNRIVANSLNGDRIITNTLHGNRVVANSITADKLAAKTITAQSGVLADAAITEAHIQNLSVDTIKIKDGAISRHLSYFGLSDSQTLNFHVPHQSKIIIFIEKGPISINSYAGNGYGSKLVVSVDGVNRITRQYGWQSSGGGRNEYGIPQLYINSRGQINACFTIDIPVGSHAIKIEIENRHGRTELKNMPISDLSIVIFGTMK